In Sphingomonas crocodyli, a genomic segment contains:
- a CDS encoding helix-turn-helix domain-containing protein, with product MDRDSGPSNTADAKKLTARSAARAFDVLEYFIRTGRPARTSEISASLGIPNSSVDELLRTMAIKGYLAFNKDSRRYSPSYRLMALMRGLESRFFGDGRLRKMLHRLRVETGGTVIMTAQNDCWLESIAQIQGPWRTPPTSQTDKTWPIVNFGEHGWQPATNFAGALLSLHSNSEIIDLAVHTQAMGLAPKGNFVMQGLIEDVRRIRSRGYAITRRDDVMPVSSVACPMRIPGTDVAVAVGILSNDLLGDDASARKIAMTTRHVIYDHCRRWKDAA from the coding sequence GTGGATCGAGATAGCGGTCCGTCGAACACAGCCGATGCCAAGAAGCTCACCGCCCGGTCGGCGGCGCGGGCGTTCGACGTGCTCGAATATTTCATCCGCACGGGCCGCCCGGCGCGCACGAGCGAGATCAGCGCGAGCCTCGGCATCCCCAATTCGAGCGTCGACGAATTGCTCAGGACTATGGCGATCAAAGGCTATCTCGCCTTTAATAAGGACTCACGGCGCTATTCGCCCTCTTATCGCCTGATGGCACTCATGCGCGGGCTTGAGAGCCGCTTCTTTGGCGACGGCCGATTGCGCAAGATGCTCCACCGGCTGCGCGTTGAGACTGGGGGCACGGTGATCATGACCGCGCAGAACGATTGTTGGCTCGAGAGCATCGCGCAGATCCAGGGTCCTTGGCGCACCCCGCCCACCTCGCAGACCGACAAGACCTGGCCGATCGTGAACTTCGGCGAGCACGGATGGCAGCCCGCCACCAATTTCGCAGGCGCCCTGCTCTCACTCCATTCGAACAGCGAGATCATCGACCTAGCGGTCCACACCCAGGCGATGGGTCTCGCACCCAAGGGCAATTTCGTCATGCAGGGACTAATCGAGGACGTCCGCCGGATCCGCTCGCGCGGCTATGCGATCACGCGCCGCGACGATGTCATGCCGGTCAGTTCGGTCGCCTGCCCGATGCGGATCCCGGGCACCGACGTCGCTGTGGCCGTCGGCATCTTGAGCAATGACCTGCTCGGCGATGATGCCTCGGCGCGCAAGATCGCGATGACCACCCGCCATGTCATCTACGACCATTGTCGTCGCTGGAAGGATGCCGCCTGA
- a CDS encoding helix-turn-helix transcriptional regulator, translating to MVTPIDDAAHIIAAIYDGPFEDALWQGFLNALRRRMRASYASLIFRPLDGTPGKLIELCSGAASPPHLKQLYFEQLYKRDPLPYHQYRNDQIYSTADLLDPADPVHRAFLKDLLIPSGMACLRTMRVTEESGVGAWLSVARSGPDFRCEDDALIASLAPHLRRALRSFVAIEREQFKARMAANAIRRLNYGWVAVDAKAQIVDQDQHTATLLEQVSAFRSTGGRLALADSSLDRRFRMTLDLIADDAGARPHALTVSRDPWIDMLLVPVQHRQIASSARPVAIVYVHADSRSTANRSEQLTDLFGLLPSEARLALALSRGLSIADAANALGLTVETARNYSKKIYAKTGARGQSELIRFILASTLALA from the coding sequence ATGGTGACTCCGATCGACGACGCTGCGCATATCATCGCGGCAATCTATGACGGGCCGTTCGAAGATGCGCTCTGGCAAGGCTTTCTTAATGCGCTGCGGCGGCGCATGCGGGCAAGCTATGCGAGCCTCATCTTCCGCCCACTCGACGGCACGCCCGGCAAGCTCATCGAGCTCTGTTCGGGCGCGGCCTCACCACCCCATTTGAAGCAGCTCTATTTCGAGCAATTGTACAAGCGTGACCCCCTGCCCTATCACCAATATCGCAACGACCAGATTTACAGCACGGCCGACCTTCTCGATCCCGCCGACCCGGTCCACCGCGCCTTCCTCAAGGATCTCTTGATCCCCAGCGGGATGGCGTGCCTACGCACGATGCGCGTCACCGAAGAGAGCGGCGTGGGCGCCTGGCTCTCGGTCGCCCGTAGCGGCCCCGATTTTCGTTGCGAGGATGATGCGTTGATCGCATCGCTTGCTCCCCATCTGCGGCGCGCACTGCGAAGCTTCGTCGCGATCGAGCGCGAGCAATTCAAGGCGAGGATGGCGGCCAATGCCATAAGGCGGCTCAATTATGGGTGGGTGGCGGTCGATGCCAAAGCGCAGATTGTCGACCAGGACCAGCACACCGCCACTTTGCTCGAGCAGGTCAGTGCATTCCGCTCGACCGGAGGCAGGCTAGCGCTGGCGGACAGCTCGCTCGACCGGCGCTTCCGCATGACACTCGACCTGATCGCCGACGATGCAGGGGCACGACCACATGCGCTTACCGTCTCGCGCGATCCTTGGATCGACATGCTTCTCGTGCCCGTCCAGCACCGCCAGATTGCATCGTCGGCACGGCCGGTTGCGATCGTCTATGTCCATGCGGATTCCCGCTCGACGGCCAATCGCAGCGAGCAGCTCACCGATCTGTTCGGCCTCTTGCCGAGCGAGGCGCGACTGGCGCTCGCGCTAAGCCGCGGGCTGTCGATCGCGGATGCCGCAAATGCGCTCGGGCTGACGGTCGAAACCGCACGGAATTATTCGAAGAAGATCTACGCGAAGACTGGCGCGCGCGGGCAGAGCGAACTCATTCGGTTCATCCTCGCCAGCACGCTCGCGCTTGCATAA
- a CDS encoding nuclear transport factor 2 family protein, with translation MRARIRQRPWPILVALLATAGLPAASVRSSPPAAALQDRAEIEEVVVGLANATDSRDWRGVEALLADQVDLEYRTLTRDTPPIRQRVSPAQFVVASQGTLPGFLHTQHLIGNIVIRVEGKRAEVVSQVWMSHYLPADQGPPYWNVAGTYRHDLVKTRSGWKISAMHVVILFETGNDRLQALAAERVRAGLIATAP, from the coding sequence GTGCGCGCGCGTATTCGCCAGCGGCCATGGCCGATCCTGGTCGCGCTGCTGGCAACCGCAGGGCTGCCGGCCGCATCGGTGCGATCGTCGCCGCCGGCGGCGGCGCTCCAGGACCGCGCGGAGATCGAGGAGGTCGTGGTCGGCCTTGCCAACGCCACCGACAGTCGCGACTGGCGCGGCGTCGAGGCGCTCCTCGCCGACCAGGTCGACCTCGAATATCGCACGCTTACCCGAGATACCCCGCCCATCCGCCAGCGGGTGAGCCCCGCACAGTTCGTCGTCGCGAGCCAGGGTACGCTGCCGGGCTTCCTCCACACCCAGCACCTGATCGGCAATATCGTGATAAGGGTGGAGGGCAAGCGGGCCGAGGTCGTGAGCCAGGTCTGGATGAGCCACTATCTGCCCGCCGACCAGGGCCCGCCTTATTGGAATGTCGCGGGCACCTACCGGCACGACCTCGTGAAGACCCGCTCGGGCTGGAAGATCTCGGCCATGCACGTCGTGATCCTGTTCGAGACGGGCAATGACCGGCTCCAGGCGCTCGCCGCTGAGCGTGTCCGGGCAGGGCTGATCGCGACCGCGCCCTAA
- a CDS encoding TonB-dependent receptor — protein MGHKTELMFRAALSAITICATPAMAQSQAETQANDDGSLSEIVVTAQRREESQLETPVSLVALSTRQIENKSIFDISDLPRAVPNLQVGPHPNSANTARIFIRGIGNSDDQFTQDPSVAVYVDGVYVARTQGLVNEIAEIERIEVLRGPQGTLFGRNATGGAINFITKPPELDTFKARQELTVGNFDQFRSRTTLNLPVGQTLAIQGGYLHASKDGFVRNPGIGSRRFGDQRRDAYRAAVRWAPSDDYGLTYVYDRSDTEDTPPYLAVVPAYPAQGKRPKVATTGTNLTPNRSTSQGHGLTAFWNVSPAFQIKSITAYRKLSNDVRQAYFPGLLAAAPVLSVANLQHQDQFSQEIQLLGTLADGTFDYIVGGYYFTEDGDSVERQSSLFAPTENRVIAIGNDAKAVYGQATYRPKFAPGAYVTGGLRWSKDDRKAQFDRTLTPLAGGTPAAQPRASGDRSFDNVSPTLIIGYAQTDDLNVYAKYARGYKSGGFNIRASSAARFAQGFGPEVVDSYEIGAKFALIDRKVRLNLAAFKYDYKDIQINVITNPANPTITDTFNAGGARIKGIEADLTARPIRSMTIGLNYAYLDAKYTEILDGVGNDVTNRYQFQNAPKNSFTANVTQTFPETGIGRPEIYVNYSIQSRRFANTGDRALVFKSFELLDARISLTDIPLGVGRWTLAAFGKNLLNEDYYVHHFRVVQPAAIYGEPRTYGLQLTFEY, from the coding sequence ATGGGCCACAAGACCGAGCTAATGTTCCGCGCCGCGCTCAGCGCCATTACGATCTGCGCGACGCCCGCAATGGCGCAGTCGCAAGCCGAAACGCAAGCAAACGACGACGGAAGCCTGAGCGAGATCGTCGTGACCGCGCAGCGCCGCGAGGAGAGCCAACTCGAGACCCCGGTCTCGCTTGTAGCGCTCTCGACCCGGCAGATCGAGAATAAGAGCATCTTCGACATTTCGGACCTGCCTCGGGCTGTGCCCAATCTACAGGTCGGCCCACATCCCAACAGCGCGAACACCGCGCGCATCTTCATCCGTGGCATCGGCAATAGCGACGACCAGTTCACTCAGGATCCCAGTGTCGCAGTCTATGTCGACGGCGTCTATGTCGCGCGCACTCAGGGACTGGTCAACGAGATCGCAGAGATCGAGCGGATCGAGGTGCTGCGCGGGCCGCAGGGCACCCTATTCGGGCGCAACGCGACGGGTGGTGCGATCAACTTCATCACGAAGCCTCCCGAACTGGACACCTTCAAAGCGCGCCAGGAGTTGACCGTCGGCAATTTCGACCAGTTCCGCTCAAGGACTACGCTCAACCTTCCCGTAGGCCAGACGCTCGCTATCCAAGGTGGCTATCTCCATGCGAGCAAAGATGGCTTCGTGCGCAATCCCGGGATCGGGTCGAGGCGCTTCGGCGACCAGCGTCGCGACGCCTATCGCGCGGCGGTGCGCTGGGCACCGAGCGACGATTATGGCCTGACCTATGTCTACGACCGTTCGGACACCGAAGATACGCCGCCTTATCTCGCGGTGGTCCCGGCCTATCCCGCGCAGGGCAAGCGCCCCAAAGTCGCGACCACGGGCACAAACCTAACGCCCAACCGGTCGACCTCCCAGGGCCATGGCCTGACCGCCTTCTGGAACGTGAGCCCCGCGTTCCAGATCAAGTCGATCACCGCCTATCGCAAGCTGTCGAACGATGTTCGACAAGCCTATTTTCCGGGCCTGCTGGCGGCGGCACCGGTGCTATCGGTCGCCAACCTCCAGCATCAGGACCAGTTCTCGCAGGAGATCCAGCTGCTCGGCACCCTCGCCGACGGCACGTTCGATTATATCGTGGGCGGCTATTATTTCACCGAGGATGGCGACAGCGTCGAACGCCAGTCGTCGCTGTTCGCGCCGACTGAGAACCGCGTCATCGCGATCGGAAACGATGCCAAGGCAGTCTATGGCCAGGCGACCTATCGGCCCAAGTTCGCACCTGGCGCCTATGTGACCGGCGGGCTGCGCTGGTCGAAGGACGACCGCAAGGCGCAGTTCGACCGGACGTTGACCCCGCTTGCCGGCGGGACGCCGGCGGCCCAGCCCCGCGCGTCGGGCGACCGCAGCTTCGACAATGTCAGCCCGACCCTGATCATCGGCTACGCGCAGACCGACGATCTCAACGTCTACGCCAAATATGCCAGGGGCTATAAGTCGGGCGGATTCAACATTCGCGCGAGTTCGGCGGCGCGCTTCGCGCAAGGCTTCGGCCCAGAGGTGGTCGACAGCTACGAGATCGGTGCCAAGTTCGCGCTGATCGACCGCAAGGTTCGCCTCAACCTCGCAGCGTTCAAATATGACTATAAAGACATCCAGATCAACGTGATCACCAATCCGGCGAACCCGACGATCACCGACACCTTCAACGCGGGCGGCGCACGGATCAAGGGCATCGAGGCCGACCTGACCGCACGCCCGATCCGCTCGATGACGATCGGGCTCAACTATGCCTATCTCGACGCCAAATATACCGAGATCCTCGATGGGGTCGGCAACGACGTTACCAACCGGTACCAGTTCCAGAACGCACCAAAGAACAGCTTTACGGCAAACGTTACCCAGACCTTCCCCGAAACCGGAATCGGCCGCCCGGAAATCTACGTCAATTACAGCATCCAGAGCCGGCGCTTCGCCAATACGGGCGACCGGGCACTGGTCTTCAAGAGCTTCGAGCTGCTCGACGCCCGGATCAGCCTGACCGACATCCCGCTGGGCGTCGGGCGCTGGACGCTTGCCGCCTTTGGGAAGAACCTTCTCAACGAGGATTATTATGTCCACCATTTCCGGGTGGTGCAGCCCGCCGCGATCTACGGTGAACCGCGCACCTATGGCCTGCAGCTGACCTTTGAGTATTAA